In Trifolium pratense cultivar HEN17-A07 linkage group LG7, ARS_RC_1.1, whole genome shotgun sequence, a genomic segment contains:
- the LOC123898373 gene encoding calcium-binding protein PBP1-like — protein MDGIGKGIDFEDLLPVIANKLGGEGLMKELSNGFKLLMDKDKGVITLESLRKNSALMGLQDLKEDELLSMMREGDIDGDGALTEMEFCVLMFRLSPQLMEESWFLLEEALDYELN, from the coding sequence ATGGATGGAATTGGCAAAGGAATTGATTTTGAAGATTTGTTACCGGTGATCGCGAATAAGTTAGGTGGTGAAGGATTAATGAAGGAACTAAGTAATGGGTTCAAGTTACTTATGGATAAAGACAAAGGTGTGATTACTTTGGAGAGTTTAAGGAAAAATTCTGCATTGATGGGTTTACAAGATTTGAAGGAAGATGAACTTTTGAGTATGATGAGAGAAGGTGATATTGATGGTGATGGTGCACTTACTGAAATGGAGTTTTGTGTTTTGATGTTTAGATTGAGTCCTCAATTGATGGAAGAATCATGGTTTTTGCTTGAAGAAGCATTGGATTATGAACTCAATTAA
- the LOC123899170 gene encoding deacetoxyvindoline 4-hydroxylase-like: MMEENNSATDSNLSVPIIDLIHNNINRVEVINQIKDACKKVEIFPSEINLEISVDVLDEMIDGTCRFHEQDIEWP, encoded by the exons ATGATGGAGGAAAATAACTCAGCAACTGATTCCAATTTGAGCGTTCCTATCATAGACCTCATACACAACAATATCAATCGTGTAGAGGtaattaaccaaattaaagATGCATGCAAAAAAGTGGAGATTTTTCCAAGTGAGATTAATCTTGAAATTTCTGTTGATGTCTTGGATGAGATGATTGATGGAACATGTAGATTTCATGAACAAGATATTGAG TGGCCATGA
- the LOC123899169 gene encoding G-type lectin S-receptor-like serine/threonine-protein kinase At4g03230, which yields MTNIVLFSLNFLLLCFQLCSARNTLNFGNNISQQESLVSIGKKFQLGFFSPNESGSNTTSLKKYLGIWYRNLEEKNTVVWVANRNKPIVDSDGVFQIAEDGNLVVADASQSYWSTELAKVSSSRNRLVKLLDSGNLVLMDDDGYMLWQSFQHPTDTFLPGMKMNINLTLSSWRNENDPESGSFAFEQAKKSYRVNNHSQLYWEFDGQNLDKMFHIILGLLENTTTSHSNYSKLLKKNMTQQIFNYDKSRLVMNSSGEIQFWKWEDNFQWMKIWGQPSDICDIHNYCGNFSSCSKYNWIPCKCLPGFRKLSDDAPRYQLGERFQGCVRKSQTSCLPKVMATANNEMIFINLTKIKVGNPDIGLQSESEANCQSMCLNMCSVSRCNAYSYNNATYSDRSSIFSCWIWTRQLPTLQEDQDDGRDLSILVKRSDIESTAKSCEPCGTYIIPYPLSTGPKCGDPMYNKFSCNLLTGQLSFMLSDGKSYRVTVIDEGGRKFYIQTNDTNRCGDSSSSSYQTSSPFSVINWCSDKDEIELDWAPAPEPHCDKYVECINWPHSTCIAKNGGETRCYCDSKYLWNASSLTCTRESSRNHSTNRMRLILPVICIVIIILTCTMVFAYVRRKKIGHKLDKVSIQIQESLYNSEKHVKGLIGLGSLEENDGESIEVPYYTFRSIQLATNNFSDSNKLGQGGYGPVHKGRFPGGQDIAIKRLSSVSTQGLHEFKNEVVLIAKLQHRNLVRLRGYCVKGAEKILLYEYMSNKSLDTFIFDRTRTVLLDWKLRFDIIIGIARGMLYLHQDSRLRVIHRDLKTSNILLDEEMIPKISDFGLAKIFGGKETEASTQRVMGTYGYMAPEYALDGFFSIKSDVFSFGIVLLEILSGKKNTGFFRSQQISSLLGYAWRLWTENKLLDLMDSAISETCNKNEFIKCAHIGLLCVQDEPGDRPTMSNILTMLDSETSIIPIPTQPTFFMTKQQSSSSSSSKLEINMQFDTSYQQGR from the exons ATGACAAACATTGTTCTATTTTCACTTAATTTTTTGCTGCTATGCTTTCAACTATGTTCAGCTAGAAATACTTTGAACTTTGGCAACAATATATCTCAACAAGAGAGTCTTGTTTCAATTggaaaaaaatttcaacttGGTTTTTTTTCACCAAATGAAAGTGGTAGCAACACAACTAGTCTTAAGAAATACTTGGGAATATGGTATCgcaatttggaagaaaaaaacacaGTGGTATGGGTAGCCAACAGAAACAAGCCTATTGTCGATTCAGACGGAGTTTTTCAAATTGCTGAGGATGGAAATCTTGTAGTAGCAGATGCATCACAGAGTTATTGGTCCACAGAATTAGCAAAAGTTTCCTCATCAAGAAACAGGTTAGTGAAGCTCTTGGATTCTGGAAACCTAGTACTAATGGATGATGATGGTTACATGTTGTGGCAAAGCTTCCAACATCCAACAGATACATTTCTTCCTGGTATGaaaatgaacataaatttaACTTTGAGTTCTTGGAGAAATGAGAATGATCCAGAAAGTGGAAGCTTCGCTTTTGAACAAGCGAAAAAAAGCTATAGAGTAAACAACCATTCACAACTTTACTGGGAATTTGATGGACAAAATTTAGATAAGATGTTTCACATAATTCTTGGCTTGTTGGAGAACACCACCACCTCACATTCCAACTACAGCAAGTTACTAAAGAAAAACATGACacaacaaatttttaattatgaTAAATCAAGGTTGGTGATGAATTCTAGTGGTGAGATACAATTTTGGAAGTGGGAGGATAACTTTCAATGGATGAAAATTTGGGGGCAGCCATCGGATATATGCGACATACATAACTATTGTGGTAACTTTAGCAGCTGCAGCAAATATAATTGGATTCCATGTAAGTGTTTGCCAGGATTTCGTAAGTTGTCGGATGATGCTCCTCGTTACCAGCTTGGAGAACGGTTCCAAGGATGTGTTAGAAAATCGCAAACATCGTGTCTCCCAAAGGTCATGGCCACTGCCAACAATGAAATGATATTCATCAACTTAACAAAGATAAAAGTGGGAAATCCAGACATAGGATTGCAATCAGAATCAGAAGCAAATTGTCAATCTATGTGCCTTAACATGTGTTCTGTCTCTCGGTGCAATGCTTATTCGTATAATAATGCTACATATAGTGATCGTAGCAGCATCTTTTCATGTTGGATATGGACACGACAATTGCCTACACTTCAAGAGGATCAAGATGATGGTCGCGATCTTTCAATCCTAGTGAAGAGATCAGATATAG AATCAACTGCAAAATCGTGCGAACCTTGTGGCACATATATAATTCCTTATCCTCTAAGCACCGGGCCAAAATGTGGAGACCCTATGTACAACAAATTCAGTTGTAACTTATTGACAGGCCAGCTTAGTTTCATGTTGTCAGATGGAAAATCATATCGAGTTACCGTTATTGATGAAGGTGGTAGAAAGTTTTATATCCAAACGAATGATACAAATCGTTGTGGTGATTCCAGTTCCAGTAGTTATCAAACTAGTTCACCTTTTAGTGTGATTAATTGGTGTTCTGACAAAGATGAAATAGAGCTCGATTGGGCACCGGCTCCCGAACCACATTGTGATAAATATGTTGAATGCATAAATTGGCCCCATTCCACATGCATTGCAAAAAATGGAGGAGAAACAAGGTGCTATTGTGATTCAAAATATTTGTGGAACGCCTCAAGTTTAACTTGTACCCGAG AATCATCAAGAAACCATTCAACAAATCGAATGCGATTGATTCTACCAGTAATTTGTATAGTCATCATTATCCTAACATGTACAATGGTGTTTGCTTATGTACGGAGAAAGAAAATAGGCCACAAGCTCG ATAAGGTGAGCATTCAAATTCAGGAGAGTTTGTACAACAGTGAAAAACATGTGAAAGGTTTGATTGGCTTAGGAAGTTTAGAAGAAAATGATGGTGAAAGCATTGAAGTACCTTATTATACTTTTAGAAGCATTCAATTagctacaaataatttttcagaTTCAAACAAGCTTGGACAAGGAGGTTATGGCCCTGTCCATAAG GGAAGGTTTCCTGGAGGCCAAGATATTGCTATAAAGAGGCTTTCAAGCGTTTCAACTCAAGGCTTACACGAATTTAAAAATGAGGTTGTTTTGATTGCGAAACTTCAACATCGAAATCTTGTTAGGCTTAGGGGCTATTGTGTTAAAGGAGCCGAAAAAATCCTACTATATGAATACATGTCAAACAAGAGCCTGGACACATTTATATTTG ATCGAACAAGAACTGTACTTTTGGATTGGAAATTGCGGTTTGACATTATTATAGGCATTGCCCGAGGGATGCTTTATCTCCATCAAGACTCAAGATTGAGAGTGATTCATAGAGACCTTAAAACAAGCAACATTCTTTTAGACGAGGAGATGATTCCAAAGATATCAGACTTTGGTCTTGCCAAAATATTTGGCGGAAAAGAGACTGAAGCAAGCACACAAAGAGTAATGGGAACCTA cgGATATATGGCTCCAGAATATGCCTTGGATGGATTCTTTTCAATCAAATCAGATGTTTTTAGCTTTGGTATAGTCCTACTAGAGATTCTCAGTGGTAAAAAGAACACGGGATTCTTTCGGTCCCAACAAATTTCTAGCCTTTTGGGTTAT GCATGGAGATTATGGACAGAGAATAAGTTGCTGGATTTAATGGACTCTGCTATTAGTGAAACTTGCAATAAGAATGAATTCATTAAGTGTGCACATATTGGGCTCTTATGTGTACAAGATGAACCAGGTGATCGACCTACCATGTCAAATATTTTGACAATGCTTGACAGTGAAACTTCAATCATCCCAATTCCAACACAACCAACCTTTTTTATGACCAAACAACAATCATCTAGTTCTTCTTCTAGCAAACTAGAAATCAATATGCAATTTGATACTAGTTATCAACAAGGTCGCTAG